The DNA sequence ATCAATTTTCACAAAGGCGGCGCCGAGTGACTTGACCTGTTCTTCGACCACCGGACGGGTGTCGTAGGCCGAAACTTTGGCTCCGAGACGCCGGGCGGTGGCAATGGCCTGGAGTCCGGCCACCCCGGCCCCGACAATCAGAACCTTGGAAGGCGTGAGGGTGCCGGCCGCTGTCATCATCATGGGAAGGATCTTGGGCAGATGATTCGCCGCCAATAGAACCGAGACATAACCCGCCAGATTGGCCTGCGAACTGAGGACATCCATCTTTTGGGCCAACGTGGTGCGGGGAATCATTTCCAGGCTGACCGCACGGATGCCTGCCTTGGCCAGGGTCTCCACCCCGGATTGGTCGTTGAAGGGATCCAGAAAACTGACATGAAGGGTACCAGCCTTGATGTTGGCCAGATCCGCGGAACTGGGCTTGCGGAAACGGAAGATCGCCCCCGCGGTTTCCAGGCCCTCTGATCGGGATGCAAAAAGAGTGGCCCCAGCTAGGCGATAGCGTTCATCTCCCCAACCCAAGGACGACCCAAGTCCCGATTCCACCCCGATCTCCGCTCCGTTTTTGACCAGTTTGGCCACCACTTCGGGAGTGATCATCACCCTGTTTTCTGACGGGTCCGTTTCGCGTGGAAAAAAGAGCCTCATCCCTTCTTAGAATCTATGTGGCCCCGCCGCCCCATGGCAATCGCGAAGTCCCTGAATACGCCAGTGTCACAACTTATCATCCGGGATAACCCACGGATTAGAGGAAGGAATGACCCCACACAAAAAATGCGTTAAATCACTTGAGGCAGCCCTTGCACAGGTCTAAGAACTTTACGTGAAAACGAATGGCATCCAAGTGGCGTATGTGGCCGGATTGGCGCGACTCAAGCTCACCCCGGACGAAGAAAACCTTTTCCAGACCCAACTTGGCAACATCCTCGACTACGTCGCCCAACTCAATGCCGTCGACACCTCCTCGGTCCCCGACCACCCCATCGATCCCCATCTCCCGGTCAACGTCCTCCGCCTCGACGAGGAACGCCCCAGCCTGAGCCGCGAAGCCTCGCTGCAAAATGCCCCCAAGCAGGCCGACCACCTGCT is a window from the Candidatus Methylacidiphilales bacterium genome containing:
- a CDS encoding NAD(P) transhydrogenase subunit alpha, whose amino-acid sequence is MRLFFPRETDPSENRVMITPEVVAKLVKNGAEIGVESGLGSSLGWGDERYRLAGATLFASRSEGLETAGAIFRFRKPSSADLANIKAGTLHVSFLDPFNDQSGVETLAKAGIRAVSLEMIPRTTLAQKMDVLSSQANLAGYVSVLLAANHLPKILPMMMTAAGTLTPSKVLIVGAGVAGLQAIATARRLGAKVSAYDTRPVVEEQVKSLGAAFVKIDIGETGQTSGGYAKALDENQLARQREALKKVCAESDVVITTAQVFGRKAPVIITKEILSAMKPGSVVVDGAVESGGNVEGAAAGQTTLAGGVTVVALPALPGRVPVHASQVLAGNIQAFIEHSWDKESKSIRLRLDDEIIRGCLLTLDGEICHPDIRSRYGLPALKTT
- the gatC gene encoding Asp-tRNA(Asn)/Glu-tRNA(Gln) amidotransferase subunit GatC encodes the protein MKTNGIQVAYVAGLARLKLTPDEENLFQTQLGNILDYVAQLNAVDTSSVPDHPIDPHLPVNVLRLDEERPSLSREASLQNAPKQADHLLIMPKIVE